In one window of Helianthus annuus cultivar XRQ/B chromosome 17, HanXRQr2.0-SUNRISE, whole genome shotgun sequence DNA:
- the LOC110924486 gene encoding glutamic acid-rich protein-like: protein MAENIKTDSKSWMYPRFVQMLIDHAYPEIDINIKNDLLIQSHMSNDSLKQLVRYHPNHPEPKVGAEFFGFIKDANYADPDPVDHQNWRNEAEMKEAAYAEELKILEDFKNTKNEWYVKETGRRHRKATPIVQKTGPTVEAEVEHVVNVEAQKGKDKVVDDNEGDDVDKDTTSSSSSSEEEVDETERLRRIQEATEQEKLLRKRKRQEKDDDDVYVPSPEHVSESQSPPGGRKKAGARDFDFANTSQVKNVEKKVDEVIAENKKLAAENKKVADRERILEMRVKKLEGDNKELVKRIDSDQSEIDILKVRVAELEEEKARRDEQNEYFKLKNKELEAAKAFRDHEFYMLNKVVESMLGTSVEQKFEEFQVEELRAERQAKIVEQMKDKGKGVEGSSAVTERSIVPSMVVENPEPISAISGLFEDETPMDELIGDSDEEDDEEEDDEEDEKDEKVYSTSSHGSDNDDDDAQGGTGLKVTKASTEKNVDVLMNDSVNEESGGADRQGESGDAQNVQHAEKLILRLDTYREEGEHFHTYTLEAIKEMTRMVNPDFKFDFEEELNAEFEEELNAFDINQQPEYEYRYVEEADMYDRVEVEDWTDDESVSEDTSQLPTLMEFFTEENRDELRRKVAEILKDVNFDGTPKDMAKEEKKKWFKESHERKFKRPLKYYQRDKSEERHCYVGIDKFEALRDFKHWKPHYPKRVTRRDPVTGVEETILIVKKPKTMKTIPVPSMEQEFYKGFMGWKSINSESKWKSSWWSLDEKMKRKAARERQKLDENRGKWMHIQAEEDKKRKKENDKIRNLLRKKPKQDEEKFKSL from the exons ATGGCTGAGAATATTAAAACAGACAGCAAGAGTTGGATGTATCCGAGGTTCGTGCAGATGTTGATTGATCACGCTTATCCTGAGATTGACATAAACAtaaagaatgatttgttgatACAATCACACATGAGCAATGATTCACTTAAACAGCTTGTGAGATACCACCCGAATCACCCAGAACCGAAAGTTGGTGCTGAATTCTTTGGTTTTATAAAAGATGCAAACTACGCTGATCCAGATCCAGTTGATCATCAGAACTGGAGAAATGAAGCTGAAATGAAAGAGGCAGCGTATGCTGAAGaactgaaaattcttgaagacTTCAAAAACACCAAGAATGAATGGTATGTTAAAGAAACAGGGAGAAGACACAGAAAGGCCACTCCTATTGTTCAAAAG ACAGGGCCAACTGTGGAAGCTGAAGTTGAGCATGTTGTGAATGTTGAAGCTCAGAAAGGGAAAGATAAAGTTGTTGATGACAATGAGGGAGATGATGTTGATAAAGATACTACAAGCTCCTCGAGTTCTTCAGAAGAGGAAGTTGATGAAACTGAACGTTTACGAAGAATTCAGGAGGCAACAGAACAAGAAAAATTGCTAAGGAAGAGAAAGAGACAGGAAAAGGACGATGATGATGTTTATGTTCCTTCTCCAGAACATGTCTCAGAGTCACAATCTCCTCCAGGTGGTAGAAAGAAAGCTGGAGCTC GAGATTTTGATTTTGCAAACACCTCACAAGTAAAGAATGTTGAAAAGAAGGTTGATGAAGTGATTGCTGAGAACAAGAAGCTAGCCGCTGAAAACAAGAAAGTTGCAGATCGTGAAAGAATTCTAGAAATGCGTGTGAAGAAGTTAGAGGGTGATAACAAAGAGTTGGTGAAAAGGATTGATTCTGATCAGTCAGAGATAGATATCTTAAAGGTGAGAGTTGCTGAGCTTGAGGAAGAGAAAGCTCGACGAGATGAACAAAATGAATACTTCAAGTTAAAGAACAAAGAGCTTGAAGCAGCTAAAGCGTTCAGAGATCATGAATTCTATATGCTGAATAAAGTAGTCGAAAGTATGCTCGGAACGTCTGTAGAGCAAAAGTTTGAAGAGTTTCAAGTTGAAGAGCTCAGAGCAGAACGTCAAGCTAAAATTGTTGAACAAATGAAAGACAAAGGCAAGGGTGTGGAAGGAAGTTCTGCAGTGACAGAAAGATCGATTGTTCCTTCTATGGTTGTTGAAAATCCCGAGCCTATCTCTGCAATATCTGGTCTTTTTGAGGATGAGACACCTATGGACGAGTTAATCGGTGATAgtgatgaggaagatgatgagGAGGAGGATGACGAGGAAGATGAAAAAGATGAGAAAGTATATTCTACGAGCAGTCATGGTTCTGACAACGATGACGACGATGCTCAGGGTGGTACAGGGTTGAAAGTTACTAAGGCTTCTACTGAAAAGAATGTAGATGTTTTGATGAACGACTCAGTGAACGAAGAATCAGGGGGAGCTGATAGACAGGGGGAGTCAGGTGATGCACAAAATGTTCAACATGCTGAGAAGTTGATTCTGAGATTGGATACTTATCGTGAAGAAGGAGAGCATTTCCATACTTACACGTTGGAAGCAATTAAAGAAATGACTCGCATGGTGAATCCTGACTTTAAGTtcgattttgaagaagaattgaACGCTGAGTTTGAAGAAGAGTTGAATGCCTTCGACATCAACCAACAGCCTGAGTATGAGTATAGAtatgttgaagaggctgataTGTATGACAGAGTTGAAGTCGAAGATTGGACGGATGACGAAAGTGTTAGTGAAGATACGTCACAGTTGCCAACGTTGATGGAATTTTTTACTGAGGAGAATCGTGATGAGCTGCGAagaaaagttgctgaaattttgaAAGATGTGAATTTTGACGGCACTCCAAAAGATATggcaaaagaagaaaagaaaaagtggTTCAAAGAAAGTCATGAGAGGAAGTTCAAACGGCCGTTAAAGTACTATCAACGTGATAAAAGC GAAGAACGACATTGCTATGTGGGGATTGATAAATTCGAGGCTTTGAGAGACTTCAAACACTGGAAGCCACACTATCCGAAGAGAGTTACAAGAAGAGATCCAGTGACAGGTGTTGAAGAGACGATACTGATTGTGAAAAAGCCTAAAACGATGAAGACTATACCAGTGCCATCAATGGAGCAAGAGTTTTACAAAGGTTTCATGGGCTGG AAAAGTATCAActctgaaagtaaatggaagtcttcatggtgGTCGCTCgatgagaagatgaaaaggaaagctgctcgtgaacgtcaaaagcttgaTGAGAACAGAGGCAAATGGATGCACATTCAAGCTGAAGAGgataagaagagaaagaaagagaacGACAAGATACGGAATTTGCTTAGGAAGAAGCCTAAGCAGGACGAAGAAAAGTTTAAGTCGTTGTGA